From the genome of Pseudomonas migulae:
CAGTGCCCTGCAGATCGTGCCGCTGGAGGGCGTCGCGTTGCTGTTGAGCATCGAGCGGCTGATGAAATGCCGCTCACTGACCAACCTGATCGGCAACGCCGTGGCGTGCCTCGCCATTGCCCACTGGGAAAAAGCCATCGACCGGGAACGCTTGCAACAGGAACTGGGTCGCTGAAAAACCTCAACCCAGCTCGTTGAGCAACGCCTCGCTCAACGCCTGCGGCCGCCCGGAAAACAGGGTGCGCAACGGCTCATCGGTGGCCAGATGCCGATACAACGCGGACCGTTCTTCATGGCTGGAGGCCATGCGCACCGCCGCCTGAATGTAGGCTTCGCGGGTCGGCGCAATGGTCCATGACGGCAGCCCGACGCGCCGGAACAAGCCCTCGTCGATGTGCTCGAACACCTGCGGACCGGTCTTGCACACGCCCGGCAACCCCACCGTCAACGCGTCGATAATGCCGTTGGTATTACCGAACGGAAACGGGCTGAGAAACAGGTCGCAGCGGTTGAGAATCGCCATGTAATCCTGATAAGGCTGGTGCGGATACACCGTGGCATCGCGCACGTAGCGTTCAATCAGGCGCACCAGTTGCGGGTACAACAAGCCCTGGGCCTGGCCAACGAGAAAGTGGAAATGCACGCGTTTCCCGGACTGATTCAAGGTCTGCACGGCGATGGCCTGGCAGCTCGCCAGAAAGCCCGGATTGAGTTTCATCGTGGTCGCCGCCACGGCGACATTGACCACCGGCCCGTCGTCGCGCGCCACGCGTGGCAGATTCACCGCAAGCGCTGATGGGCGATAAGGCTGGCCATCGGCGGGCAAGCGCAGCAGCCGCTCGGTGAAACACTCCGGATCACCGACAAAATCATCCTCGACACTGATGCAATCGATATGGCGTGAAGCGGTGGTCGCCGGGTGCCCGAGCGCCGCCACTTGCAGCGGCGCCATCCGTAGATTGCTGGCGAACAGCGTGATCTGGAACATGCCGACGCTGGGCATGTAGAACACTTGTGCTTTTCGCGCCGCCGCGAGGTCACGCAACTGGCGCAGGCAGGCGAACAGATCGTCAGGCTCGGCGAACTCGACAAACTCGTCGAATACCGCGCGTCCCAGGTCATCGACATTGGCCCCGTAGCCGACGCCCACCACGTGGAAATC
Proteins encoded in this window:
- a CDS encoding peptide transporter, giving the protein MSDQVFSLEQFEYRCYTHDHEAAAQDLVRLLQLIDRHYGKLSEQFSLSVSPAITAGELEHHVLTRLTSAITALFSDPGFRISPDGFGQLINLQRWLSSLFAASAFVNCDHILRSLNLLGHDANDYRLAEQDLVKFCILYSPESELPLDVELLWARNPALAAALFMALLSPRFLGTPAAHSKREALLAWLPDRLDQLDSLDALPISVLHDVYMHCSYADLPQRHRIKASINRLIERKLDSVGIQPLPLHRGAVDNASQKPLMLVLVEWFSGGHSIYRTHSRTLEAARRDFHVVGVGYGANVDDLGRAVFDEFVEFAEPDDLFACLRQLRDLAAARKAQVFYMPSVGMFQITLFASNLRMAPLQVAALGHPATTASRHIDCISVEDDFVGDPECFTERLLRLPADGQPYRPSALAVNLPRVARDDGPVVNVAVAATTMKLNPGFLASCQAIAVQTLNQSGKRVHFHFLVGQAQGLLYPQLVRLIERYVRDATVYPHQPYQDYMAILNRCDLFLSPFPFGNTNGIIDALTVGLPGVCKTGPQVFEHIDEGLFRRVGLPSWTIAPTREAYIQAAVRMASSHEERSALYRHLATDEPLRTLFSGRPQALSEALLNELG